One stretch of Armigeres subalbatus isolate Guangzhou_Male chromosome 2, GZ_Asu_2, whole genome shotgun sequence DNA includes these proteins:
- the LOC134212593 gene encoding cytochrome b-c1 complex subunit Rieske, mitochondrial isoform X2, with product MIGNLAKLSYVRGVSQAVASGCKAAAVPVKVDAKPAVFAATGQIRLAHTDIQTPDFSPYRREQVKRPNAKNDSADERAAFTYLMVGGAAVSTAYVAKSLVSTFVSSMSASADVLAMAKIEIKLADIPEGKSVTFKWRGKPLFIRHRTAAEISAEESVNTGTLRDPQHDSERVKNPEWLVVIGVCTHLGCVPIANAGDFGGYYCPCHGSHYDASGRIRKGPAPLNLEVPYYEFPEDGLVVVG from the exons ATGATCGGAAATTTGGCCAAGCTATCGTACGTACGCGGAGTGTCGCAGGCCGTCGCAAGCGGATGCAAGGCCGCAGCCGTCCCCGTCAAGGTGGATGCCAAGCCAGCTGTCTTCGCAG CTACTGGTCAGATCCGACTGGCTCACACCGACATCCAGACCCCCGATTTTTCACCCTACCGTCGCGAGCAGGTTAAGCGACCCAACGCCAAGAATGACTCGGCTGATGAGCGTGCTGCTTTCACCTACCTGATGGTGGGAG GTGCTGCCGTAAGCACCGCTTACGTGGCCAAGTCGTTGGTCTCCACCTTTGTCTCTTCGATGAGCGCCTCGGCCGATGTGTTGGCTATGGCCAAGATCGAAATCAAGCTGGCTGACATCCCGGAGGGCAAATCAGTTACCTTCAAATGGCGTGGCAAACCGCTGTTCATCCGTCACCGCACGGCAGCGGAGATCTCGGCCGAGGAATCCGTCAACACTGGAACCCTACGTGATCCCCAGCATGATTCT GAGCGTGTCAAAAACCCAGAATGGCTCGTCGTGATCGGAGTCTGCACCCACTTGGGTTGTGTACCGATCGCTAATGCTGGTGACTTCGGCGGATACTACTGTCCGTGTCATGGTTCTCACTACGACGCTTCCGGGCGCATCCGAAAGGGACCTGCTCCACTAAATCTGGAGGTGCCCTACTACGAGTTCCCAGAGGATGGGTTGGTCGTTGTTGGTTAA
- the LOC134212593 gene encoding cytochrome b-c1 complex subunit Rieske, mitochondrial isoform X1, translating into MIGNLAKLSYVRGVSQAVASGCKAAAVPVKVDAKPAVFAGQTPIVASSPNSALPRSVVRVVSGVAATGQIRLAHTDIQTPDFSPYRREQVKRPNAKNDSADERAAFTYLMVGGAAVSTAYVAKSLVSTFVSSMSASADVLAMAKIEIKLADIPEGKSVTFKWRGKPLFIRHRTAAEISAEESVNTGTLRDPQHDSERVKNPEWLVVIGVCTHLGCVPIANAGDFGGYYCPCHGSHYDASGRIRKGPAPLNLEVPYYEFPEDGLVVVG; encoded by the exons ATGATCGGAAATTTGGCCAAGCTATCGTACGTACGCGGAGTGTCGCAGGCCGTCGCAAGCGGATGCAAGGCCGCAGCCGTCCCCGTCAAGGTGGATGCCAAGCCAGCTGTCTTCGCAGGTCAGACCCCGATTGTTGCCAGCTCGCCGAATAGCGCACTGCCGCGGTCCGTAGTCCGGGTTGTGTCCGGAGTTGCAG CTACTGGTCAGATCCGACTGGCTCACACCGACATCCAGACCCCCGATTTTTCACCCTACCGTCGCGAGCAGGTTAAGCGACCCAACGCCAAGAATGACTCGGCTGATGAGCGTGCTGCTTTCACCTACCTGATGGTGGGAG GTGCTGCCGTAAGCACCGCTTACGTGGCCAAGTCGTTGGTCTCCACCTTTGTCTCTTCGATGAGCGCCTCGGCCGATGTGTTGGCTATGGCCAAGATCGAAATCAAGCTGGCTGACATCCCGGAGGGCAAATCAGTTACCTTCAAATGGCGTGGCAAACCGCTGTTCATCCGTCACCGCACGGCAGCGGAGATCTCGGCCGAGGAATCCGTCAACACTGGAACCCTACGTGATCCCCAGCATGATTCT GAGCGTGTCAAAAACCCAGAATGGCTCGTCGTGATCGGAGTCTGCACCCACTTGGGTTGTGTACCGATCGCTAATGCTGGTGACTTCGGCGGATACTACTGTCCGTGTCATGGTTCTCACTACGACGCTTCCGGGCGCATCCGAAAGGGACCTGCTCCACTAAATCTGGAGGTGCCCTACTACGAGTTCCCAGAGGATGGGTTGGTCGTTGTTGGTTAA